In the genome of Aedes aegypti strain LVP_AGWG chromosome 2, AaegL5.0 Primary Assembly, whole genome shotgun sequence, the window AAGAgtccatttattttttttacgtaTTTACTAaggtattccttcaaaaattttgttccaGAACACTCCACGGCTTTTCCGTAAACCAATATATTTAGCTTACTTCCGgtaacaaaaattatgtttgaatcaTTTCAGCCAACGCCACAGTACGCTCGTATCGTACGTAAAACCCTGCCACCTCCTACCAACCATATCAAAACTCTAGCCCAACCCAAGGCGAACTACGTAAGAGATACAATCAATCTCCATTCCGCACATCTCAAACCGCACCAGATCGAAAGAATGAAGGAACGTTTGAACGCGCGAGACTATCTCACTATAGCCGAGTCACGCCAATTTGCCCGCCAACAGAAAAAGGACGAAATTCGTTGGCTCCGTCACCGAAAGCGGCAAGAACGTATCCTCAAAAAGAAAATAGTGCGTTTGGAGTTAGACTATCTACAGGACATTATGGCAAAAGTCTATCGACAAACCAGAAACTATTTCCTAAATGATGACGAACTTCCTTTAGAAGACGAACTAGCGATTGCGTCCGAAGTGATACTAACAAAAATCTGTGACCTAATTGGCGTTGATGTCCCGCAAAGAGATGGCGCGCATATATTGGATAAATATTACTGTCAACTGGGCGATAAAGCAGCAATGTGGATGTGGAGGATCATGCAGTCTGCTAATGTAACCTTTGAACGGCCCGAAGATGTTGTAAAACGGCTCTCAGCAGCGTCAAGCTTGTTCGAGGATCCAACTAAATTGAAGCAAGAGAACATCGAAGAGTCTGAAGGCGAAGAAGAACTGATCGTTGACGATTCTACGCGGGACATAATCAAGCACATTGTGGAATCCTGTATAGCAACAGCGCTGTTGGCTCTTAATAACCTGGAAAGCGACAACACTACAGAAGAAAACAGCTACGGTGTTCTTTTAAGTGTGTCTCAAACGGCGATACGGAGTGCCCCTAGTGAAGAGACTACAAAGACCGAACGAGAAAAGGGATCCAAAGTTAACTTCATACCGCGCACGTCATCGATTAAAGTAGAAATGAGTCAGTTGAAAAACGAGGATGATGATGAGGTGGAACAATGAAAACGTTTTGaaatagaaaatttgttttaattctttcTGGTGatacactgggacagagtccgCTTCTAAGCCttgtgaccatttttgcatgtgtatatcatgtggcaagcACAatgggtcgtccattaattacagGCATTAATTAAAGGCAGATTTATCTTAAATCAAGGAGCAATACCtcacattccttcaaaactcttacgaacattttttttttattttccaaaaatgcctaactaaaaaatgtttaaagaattctaacatataaagttcctagcggaatacgctcaactgttctttcaaaaactcttccgcgaaaatactcaaagatttcccgagtaatttgtttagggattttttagataattatacttttccctaaaattcttccgaaaaaaaatacctaagattcacctttttcaaagattcttttttctttgaaccacatttttgggatttttttgaagaaatttttcaccagatttactaagattttgcaatttatttttgagcttcgaaaaaaaatcttcagaatccatttttttttgcgaatggtaatctcaggattctttcataaataatattgaaaaattcattcactCTTCACTCTTcagttcaaaaactactccaggaatatctcaatattttttagggattgcttaacaaattcctctacgaatcactaTCAGATTTCTAAAGAAGCACATACAAAGAGAAAGATTTGAAAGAAATGTGTTGGTATTGTTTGTATAATTGCAGCTTACatataattcggaaaaaaatactaaattcctgtcgtaaaattcaagaatcaAACCGCAGAATTTCTGACACTTGTTGACAATGTACatcacagaaaagcttaagtggtccttttaggatttactacaaaaattcttgttcttTTTCGTCTTTTATTATGGAAAATGATTGGTGTTAAAACTAatggaatttttacaaataCCTTCATTTGTAACCAAAATCCtcaataatattttgtatgaactccgatgtttcatgatactatagtgaacatattgatgtagaaattCTACAGTAGAACGCATTTTTTCCTAGCTCTAGAACTTCCAAACTTTTTTAACGGGTCTATTGAATTGGTCCTTGAAACCATCCTCCTTGACTTCTGGTTCTCTAGAAGCCTCTAGAAGTTCGCCCTTTTCttagcattaacgtcctcactgggacagagcctgtttcgcagcttagtgttcttatgagcactttcacagttattaactgagagctttctttgccaaagttgccattttcgcattcgtatatcgtgtggcaggtacgatgatgctttatgcccagggaagtcaacgaaatttccgttacgaaaagatcctggaccgaccgggaatcgaacccagacacctttagcatggctttgcttcgtagccgcggactcgAATCACACGGGTAAGGAAGGCCCTCTCAGCACAAAATAATGTATGTAATATTTTACCAAACCATGAATATGGATTCTGCaaataattggtaaaattattttttgaaaagtgttttaaggaagttcaatataaaatttctttatgaatatcttgaTAAATCTATtccccttcccagttattttgctaaatgtctctctacagattccttttTCCTTCCTtatttcggaagcaaaagttttccttgaagttttcaacaaatttcctctgaatattcgaaggcaagagacagttcaaaaaaagatttctttaaaattcttgaataatacggggatttgaagcaaaaattcaaaaaaaaacgtGGAAGAATGATTGACGCATTTTGCGAAGTATTTCGGAAATATTTATTAAGGACTTTTAATGAACttcgcggaagaatttgtaataaaaattttggggaaactatttaaagaaattcacagaagaatttctaatagaactttcagcgaaatatctctattagatttgacagaattaatgatttttttaaaggaattggAGGGGAAAActaaacttttgaaagattgaGATTTTTCAGGCTAATCCGGGAACattttccggaatcaatttgctaataaaaagaaGACATATAAGGAATAGATGTCCATCAGGATTACTTCGCTTTAAAAGTATGAACAaatcccacaatattatttgactaatttcgaaAAGATTTGCAAACGTTCTGAAGCGACTCTTAAatattccttgagaaaatacttaaaaaattgaatcaaaatcaaagatagCTGGAATTAaacactatggtcgattttgttacattttacaCATCAGGCTAATTTTCTGCCATTCATCTAAAAAAAACTCGAGCAGGCCtccaaaaacttgaaaaattagaatgcagtgaatatgctgaaATGAGAAATTGaagtgctcatcttgccccgggtgGCCATCTTGCCCCGTCCTACCCTATAATATAATATTCTAGTTATTGGACCAAAACTAAGCATTCAATGGCAAAATAATAACATAGTGGCTCTAGTTCAGCAGACATAGACATTGCACATATTTCGTCAAAATCTTCACTGTAgtttaaaagttaaaaattcaaatgcttCATTCAAatctacgaaaaaaaaactaataataaGCCTTTCATTAGTCAATTCTATGGCAAATGGAACAAGTTGTTCTTACaagtattgtccaatactgtagattTTTACTTACTTTTAATTTGATTCCACTCGAGTTTAGCAAACATAGTTTGTCCATATATTGCCCCAGAATCcggatttttcaatatttcgttGGGCATCAGCTTAAACAAAGCTGGTAGCAATACCTGAAAATTTAACAATTTAACAGACATTTTTTTGCGAAACATTTGAAATGATTCCACACCTGCTCGTAATGATTTCTAGTAATCCAGGATGCATAAATTGATCGCAATTCGGATGGTGATTTGGCACAGATTTCCAAAATGCAATCCCACAGCAGTAGACATGCTACAGACCGGTCCTTTCCTAATTGCTCGACTGCCGGAACAACATCGGTTTCATTGATCTTGTAATTGAATTCCGTTACAAAATCCGACAGCGCCGGTAGAAACTCGTCCACTTTAATCTTGAACCGCTGCAACAGATGCCAACTATCGTCAACTTCTTCGGAGttcttctgctgctgttcagcTGTTTCGTTGCGCCGCTGCAGCTGCTCCAGGTCTCGCTGAATCAAGCCAGCCGACAATTTACGAAGAATCGCTGCCGCAGAGATGCGCACCCTAGCGTTCCAGTGGCTGACATTGTTCAATGCGAACGTTATCAAatcgtccagagtaattttcgaATCCACTTTGTTTGCCTAATCGAAACGGAATAGGGTGCAGTTATAGACTAAACAACCATATAAAATTCTACTTACCTTAAGGACATGGCCGAAGTCAATGGAATCGATATGTGGACTGATGGCGTCCAGAAGGTACTCATCAGACTTTCTCGTTCGATCTGCGAACAATAGAATTCAAGTTCATAAAAGCAAAATACCAATTAATAACGACGAGCATACCAACGTCCTTGACAATATTGATGAAGGTTTTCAAAAGAACAAGATTCACGTCTTTGGCAAACACGTTATCCCATTCCTCGTAGACGTTTGTCAAAAGTTCAGTGGAACTTCTGATCTTCTCCTCTTCGAAGAATTTTGTCACAGCACTAAACAGCCTGAAGATAGCAGCGATGAAAATAGAAATCTGAAAGCAATTAAACTGTTAAAATGGCGTGTGTGTCGAACATTTTAAAGCGTTGTCCTTACATTGTTTGTTCTGAAATTCTGATGGTTCTTGGATACGGTTAGAACCCAGGAGCTAAGAGCAATTCTCACAAAATCCCATTTTCCAATGTCGAGCTCGGTTGCAAAGTTTTGCATTACAGCGGTCAGCACATTTGCCAGCTCGGTGTCCAAGAAGAGCTTTCCGGCGTCCACTTGCGAAAGATCACTGCAAAGAAATTTGATGACGCAATTAGCTGATGATAGGATACTAATGTCAATCTTTTCGGCAGGATTCTTTtcgcaaaaatgaaaattaacacAGTATCGTGATTGTATCAAATGCGTGCCATATAGcgtatttcgcaaaattttaaaCGTATCTcgagttttcttcaaaaacctgGGGATCCTATATCTAGTATACTCAatagattgtcgaattttcaaaaaatattagagaattcttccatttttttgGATCTAGGGTATACTTACTACATACCTTCCAGATCTAACCACTGGTTTTAGCCAGGTTTGATAATACTTTTCAACATTACCAGAGTTCGGTAGCATGCTCTAGATCAGCATACATTATTTGCCTCTTTGTTAGGGAGCGAAAGAATACTaaacagagaggcaacgaaaaatgagcga includes:
- the LOC5574351 gene encoding uncharacterized protein LOC5574351 gives rise to the protein MDGCSQNSSDVQLFFDKSTEVVVYPDLFPEEPPLLEAEIKRGFKELKKRQQLASKSKRKAKKEAQKDAPKVTKIIYPAPAKFSGCRHNETIIINREILNPNMHLRLLAMPRVKPTPQYARIVRKTLPPPTNHIKTLAQPKANYVRDTINLHSAHLKPHQIERMKERLNARDYLTIAESRQFARQQKKDEIRWLRHRKRQERILKKKIVRLELDYLQDIMAKVYRQTRNYFLNDDELPLEDELAIASEVILTKICDLIGVDVPQRDGAHILDKYYCQLGDKAAMWMWRIMQSANVTFERPEDVVKRLSAASSLFEDPTKLKQENIEESEGEEELIVDDSTRDIIKHIVESCIATALLALNNLESDNTTEENSYGVLLSVSQTAIRSAPSEETTKTEREKGSKVNFIPRTSSIKVEMSQLKNEDDDEVEQ